A window of the Lactuca sativa cultivar Salinas chromosome 7, Lsat_Salinas_v11, whole genome shotgun sequence genome harbors these coding sequences:
- the LOC111877261 gene encoding protein MAIN-LIKE 2-like: MHKHTVMASQPSERTIGLSKHTLSICDERIEHMGSLTNDCFAPRVARFLNPIAKSLTEAVDPMFKPTEHSNPLFKGWNRTLNKWAEWVDQMAGKYSSLWVNSGISDSIMSSIYEVTCNHDLIPALLQFWSPKTNTFVFPWGEATVTLEDVTILGGYSVIGDSVDDVALMADSGKKVEEMNRFRSDLVMSKSKKASHSKWIQMFMSKQNGHEHEHEHIAFLSLWLSRFVFPSLDRDSIGKHVFPIAVKLSQGVKLALAPAILASIYHNLRIFKEQSLDSSNYCINLSGPFQLVQIWAYERFPIIGPKPPNELCAGEPRLARWHTLNSNVCLTLLHSHLINPENFIWRPYVVDVKNWVHPSYYHDSREIVSDFMNLDDELQSFVRVLQPCELNGLNCKANYLPHRVAMQFGFDQDIPGDLSSYNLSKFVRLFVPSRSFLGGVSLRYYDWWKNLDRKDGRNFDLDLEEGFNDVFMSLKSICNTTKRKIDFLKGPFVGESQSKKRRLASEVGSGRNEVIQID, encoded by the coding sequence ATGCACAAACACACAGTAATGGCGAGCCAACCATCAGAGCGAACAATCGGATTATCTAAACATACATTATCTATCTGTGACGAAAGGATCGAACATATGGGTTCACTAACAAATGATTGTTTTGCTCCTAGGGTCGCAAGATTCCTAAACCCAATAGCTAAATCCCTCACAGAAGCTGTTGATCCCATGTTCAAACCCACCGAGCACTCAAACCCACTCTTCAAAGGATGGAATCGTACGCTGAACAAATGGGCGGAATGGGTCGATCAAATGGCCGGAAAATACAGCTCCCTTTGGGTAAATTCGGGTATCTCCGACTCCATCATGAGCTCTATCTACGAAGTCACCTGTAACCATGACCTAATTCCAGCTTTGTTAcagttttggagcccaaaaacaaACACCTTCGTTTTCCCATGGGGTGAGGCTACAGTTACTTTAGAGGATGTAACGATCCTTGGTGGGTATTCAGTTATAGGGGATTCTGTTGATGATGTTGCTTTAATGGCGGATTCAGGGAAAAAAGTTGAGGAAATGAATCGGTTCAGGTCGGATTTGGTGATGAGTAAATCAAAGAAAGCTTCGCATTCAAAGTGGATTCAAATGTTCATGTCCAAACAAAACGGACACGAACACGAACACGAACACATTGCTTTTCTGTCATTGTGGTTGTCGAGGTTTGTCTTCCCTTCTTTAGATCGTGATTCAATAGGCAAACACGTTTTCCCAATCGCAGTGAAATTGTCACAGGGGGTCAAATTAGCTCTTGCGCCTGCAATTCTAGCTAGCATTTACCATAATTTGAGAATTTTTAAAGAACAATCGTTAGATTCTTCAAACTATTGTATCAATCTGTCAGGTCCTTTTCAGCTGGTTCAGATCTGGGCGTATGAAAGGTTTCCAATCATAGGACCAAAACCCCCTAATGAGCTTTGTGCAGGTGAACCCAGATTAGCTCGTTGGCATACTTTGAATTCAAATGTTTGTTTAACCCTTTTGCATTCGCATCTGATCAACCCTGAAAATTTTATTTGGAGACCATATGTTGTTGATGTGAAAAACTGGGTCCATCCCTCGTATTACCATGATTCGAGAGAGATTGTATCTGATTTTATGAACTTAGATGATGAATTGCAGTCTTTTGTTCGGGTTTTACAACCTTGTGAACTTAATGGGCTCAATTGTAAGGCGAATTATCTACCTCATCGTGTGGCTATGCAATTTGGTTTTGATCAAGATATTCCTGGAGATCTGTCTAGTTACAATTTGAGCAAGTTTGTGAGACTTTTCGTTCCATCAAGATCATTTCTTGGTGGGGTTTCATTGAGGTACTATGATTGGTGGAAGAATTTGGATAGGAAAGATGGCAGAAACTTTGATTTGGATCTTGAAGAAGGAtttaatgatgtttttatgagtttgaAGAGCATATGCAATACCACAAAGAGGAAGATTGATTTCCTCAAAGGGCCATTTGTTGGCGAGTCACAAAGCAAGAAGAGAAGATTGGCAAGTGAAGTAGGAAGTGGGAGAAATGAAGTCATCCAAATTGACTAA